One genomic segment of Halalkalicoccus tibetensis includes these proteins:
- a CDS encoding alpha/beta hydrolase — MRTVSHHGRDTAYEYHDRGGDGAPTLCVHGSGGSRGVWKAQARMADERPVVALDLSGHGDSDDIDADAGFSTLSAYADDVLAVAEETGSRVLVGNSLGGAVALHIALYREFEPEALVLAGTGARLAVLEDLLAWLAEEFERAVEFLHEPEHLFYDADDELVALSRESMESCGRAVVERDFKSCHAFDVRGELDRIDAPALAVYGEYDRLTPPQYHEYLAEEIPDCELATIDDAAHLAMLERPEAFNDAVSRFLDR; from the coding sequence ATGCGAACGGTCTCACACCACGGTCGGGACACCGCCTACGAGTACCACGACCGGGGCGGCGACGGTGCGCCGACGCTCTGCGTCCACGGCAGCGGCGGGTCGCGGGGCGTCTGGAAGGCCCAGGCCCGCATGGCCGACGAACGCCCCGTCGTCGCGCTCGACCTCTCGGGCCACGGCGACAGCGACGACATCGACGCCGACGCGGGCTTCAGCACCCTCTCAGCGTACGCCGACGACGTGCTCGCGGTCGCCGAGGAGACCGGTTCGAGGGTGCTCGTCGGCAACTCGCTGGGCGGAGCCGTCGCCCTCCACATCGCCCTCTACCGCGAGTTCGAACCCGAGGCGCTCGTGCTGGCCGGTACCGGCGCACGACTCGCCGTCCTCGAAGACCTACTGGCGTGGCTCGCCGAGGAGTTCGAGCGCGCCGTCGAGTTCCTCCACGAACCCGAGCACCTCTTCTACGACGCCGACGACGAGCTCGTGGCCCTCTCCAGGGAGAGCATGGAATCGTGTGGGCGCGCGGTGGTCGAACGCGACTTCAAGAGCTGTCACGCCTTCGACGTGCGCGGGGAGCTCGACCGGATCGACGCCCCGGCGCTCGCCGTCTACGGCGAATACGACCGGCTCACGCCCCCGCAGTACCACGAGTATCTGGCCGAGGAGATCCCCGACTGCGAGCTCGCGACGATCGACGACGCCGCACATCTGGCGATGCTCGAACGGCCGGAGGCGTTCAACGACGCTGTTTCGAGGTTTTTGGATCGGTAG
- the panB gene encoding 3-methyl-2-oxobutanoate hydroxymethyltransferase: MPTVADIRAAEETITMLTAYDAPTAELVERAGIDAILVGDSMGNAVLGHDTTLPVTTEEVASRTAAVSRATDEALVVADMPFLSVGVSEAESIENAGRMVKEAGADAVKLESGPHTVSLTERLVELGIPVMAHLGLTPQRVNQLGGYGRQGTTEEAATEIAELAVAHEEAGAFSLVLEHVPANLAGAITDELSTPTIGIGAGSDCDGQVLVITDVIGLGDWSPPFSRQFGDVRGEITSAVEAYKEAVESGEFPAEEHSETVEEVEDVY, translated from the coding sequence ATGCCGACCGTCGCGGACATTCGCGCGGCCGAGGAGACGATCACGATGCTGACCGCCTACGACGCCCCGACCGCCGAGCTCGTCGAGCGGGCCGGGATCGACGCCATCCTCGTCGGCGACAGCATGGGCAACGCCGTCCTCGGCCACGACACGACGCTTCCCGTCACGACCGAGGAGGTCGCGAGCCGTACGGCCGCCGTTTCCCGCGCGACCGACGAGGCGCTCGTGGTCGCGGACATGCCGTTTCTCTCCGTCGGCGTGAGCGAAGCGGAGAGCATCGAGAACGCCGGCCGGATGGTCAAGGAGGCGGGCGCGGACGCAGTCAAGCTCGAGAGCGGCCCCCACACCGTTTCGTTGACCGAGCGGCTCGTCGAGCTGGGGATCCCCGTGATGGCCCATCTCGGGCTCACTCCACAGCGTGTGAACCAGCTGGGCGGCTACGGCCGCCAGGGGACCACCGAGGAGGCCGCCACCGAGATCGCGGAGCTCGCGGTCGCCCACGAGGAGGCCGGCGCGTTCTCGCTGGTGCTCGAACACGTCCCCGCGAACCTCGCGGGCGCGATCACCGACGAGCTTTCGACCCCGACGATCGGGATCGGCGCCGGGTCGGACTGCGACGGACAAGTACTGGTGATCACCGACGTTATCGGACTTGGCGACTGGTCGCCGCCGTTCTCTCGGCAGTTCGGCGACGTCCGCGGCGAGATCACGTCCGCCGTCGAAGCGTACAAGGAGGCCGTCGAGTCGGGCGAGTTCCCCGCCGAGGAGCACTCGGAGACGGTCGAGGAGGTCGAGGACGTCTACTGA
- a CDS encoding DUF5822 domain-containing protein — translation MPSRVESHDPEGVDYGWVMQVTFVLTIVVGAPVVALLSTGVDLPTWGSRLEFTVRVGSVVWIAIGLTTFLYARRRV, via the coding sequence GTGCCGTCCCGCGTCGAGAGCCACGATCCCGAGGGCGTCGACTACGGCTGGGTGATGCAGGTGACGTTCGTGCTCACCATCGTCGTCGGCGCGCCCGTCGTCGCGCTGCTCTCGACCGGCGTCGACCTCCCCACGTGGGGCTCCCGCCTCGAGTTCACGGTCCGGGTGGGATCGGTCGTCTGGATCGCCATCGGCCTCACGACGTTTCTCTACGCGCGCAGGCGGGTGTAA
- a CDS encoding HAD family hydrolase: protein MSDGPRRIDDGWDAIVYDLDGTLVDLAVDWDEVATAVVGTFAKRGVDTSGNLWDLLERASKVDLRGQVEETISEYERGGAHRSERLPLADQVVAEERPVAVCSLNCEEACRIALAKHGLEEHVDAVIGRDSVSKPKPDPEPLEAAAEALETPLDRTVFVGDTDRDAITAERAGTGFLYVRDLI, encoded by the coding sequence ATGTCAGACGGGCCACGTCGGATCGACGACGGCTGGGACGCGATCGTCTACGACCTCGACGGCACGCTCGTCGATCTGGCGGTCGACTGGGACGAGGTCGCGACCGCGGTCGTCGGGACGTTCGCCAAACGCGGGGTCGACACGAGCGGCAACCTCTGGGACCTGCTCGAGCGCGCCTCGAAGGTGGACCTCCGGGGCCAGGTCGAGGAGACCATCTCCGAGTACGAACGCGGCGGGGCCCACCGCTCGGAGCGCCTTCCCCTCGCCGATCAGGTCGTCGCGGAGGAGCGCCCGGTGGCGGTCTGCTCGCTCAACTGCGAGGAGGCGTGTCGGATCGCGCTCGCGAAACACGGTCTCGAGGAGCACGTCGACGCCGTCATCGGTCGGGACTCGGTCTCGAAGCCCAAACCCGACCCCGAGCCGCTCGAGGCGGCCGCCGAGGCCCTGGAGACGCCCCTCGATCGGACGGTGTTCGTCGGCGACACCGACCGGGACGCGATCACCGCCGAGCGCGCCGGGACGGGCTTTCTCTACGTCCGCGACCTGATCTGA
- a CDS encoding acyl-CoA dehydrogenase family protein — translation MELTAEQRAIRDVVREFAAEELEPRAAEADRTETFPEDVWDALAELDLTGLTVPEEYGGFGSDRTTYSVVNEELARGHLSVATALSVHCLATSCIAEFGSDGIKERWLPEMVSGRPVGAFALSEPEAGSNPAEMSTRAERDGDEYVIDGEKQWITNGSRAGVVILFAKTGEDEITQFLVPADSEGLEVGRKEEKLGLRASDTTALSFDGVRIPAGNRLTEEGRGLSAALSILTGGRIGIASQAVGLAQAAMDDALAYAGEREQFGGPISDIQTIQHKLADMETQLRAARLLTREAARKEDAGEDPRLDASIAKYFASEAAMEVTNEAVQIHGGYGYTTDFDVERYYRDARITTIYEGTSQIQKSVIARELLK, via the coding sequence ATGGAACTCACCGCGGAACAGCGGGCGATCCGGGACGTGGTCCGGGAGTTCGCCGCCGAGGAGCTCGAGCCCCGGGCGGCCGAGGCCGACCGGACCGAGACGTTCCCCGAGGACGTGTGGGACGCGCTCGCGGAGCTCGATCTCACCGGGTTGACGGTTCCCGAGGAGTACGGCGGGTTCGGCTCGGATCGGACGACCTACAGCGTCGTCAACGAGGAGCTGGCCCGCGGGCATCTCTCGGTGGCGACCGCCCTCTCGGTGCACTGTCTCGCGACCTCCTGCATCGCGGAGTTCGGAAGCGACGGGATCAAGGAGCGCTGGCTCCCCGAGATGGTCTCCGGGCGGCCCGTCGGCGCGTTCGCGCTCTCGGAGCCCGAGGCGGGCTCGAACCCCGCGGAGATGTCGACGCGCGCGGAGCGCGACGGCGACGAGTACGTGATCGACGGGGAGAAACAGTGGATCACGAACGGCTCGCGGGCGGGCGTGGTGATCCTCTTCGCGAAGACCGGCGAGGACGAGATCACCCAGTTCCTCGTGCCCGCCGACAGCGAGGGGCTCGAAGTCGGGAGGAAGGAGGAGAAGCTCGGGCTGCGCGCGAGCGACACGACCGCCCTGTCGTTCGACGGCGTGCGGATTCCCGCGGGGAACCGCCTCACCGAGGAGGGTCGCGGGCTGAGCGCCGCCCTCTCGATCCTCACGGGCGGGCGGATCGGGATCGCGAGCCAGGCGGTGGGGTTGGCCCAGGCCGCGATGGACGACGCGCTCGCATATGCGGGGGAGCGCGAGCAGTTCGGCGGCCCCATCTCCGACATCCAGACGATCCAGCACAAGCTCGCCGACATGGAGACGCAGCTCCGGGCCGCCCGCCTGCTGACCCGGGAGGCCGCCCGGAAGGAGGACGCGGGCGAGGACCCGCGACTCGACGCGAGCATCGCGAAGTACTTCGCGAGCGAGGCGGCGATGGAGGTGACCAACGAGGCCGTCCAGATCCACGGCGGCTACGGCTACACGACCGACTTCGACGTCGAGCGCTACTACCGGGACGCGCGGATCACGACGATCTACGAGGGAACGAGCCAGATCCAGAAGAGCGTGATCGCCCGTGAGCTGTTGAAGTAG
- a CDS encoding alanyl-tRNA editing protein: MHSLAAREPYTTEFEARVEQYDGQEAVLDDTYFYAEGGGQPADRGEIAGAEVVDVQSRDGRVVHTLAEDAELGAEVGATVDCSIDAAFRSYCMRTHTASHVLYGAGRRLLDDLGYGGFDIDERKARIDFETTTAIDDGVLIELERLANRAVWEGRSVEWGTVPAEEARAREGVAFNTRTEEGVFRNGEGVRVVTIGDTGDSPGGFEDEDGANRNSTEPTAGEWDAAACGGTHVSNTREIGFVSVLGRSNPGEGLTRVELAVGPAAIEHRAETRRAALSAARGLGVGVPDLPEEIERQRGEIEQLEDERDALLDRLADAQLEALPDPVEREGERWLVARLSGVDGDTLSERARGLAGEDCEVAALVSDERPATVVVASAGEADAGAVVDSLTDALGGGGGGGPEFAQGGGIDADPDEVVARLRGH, translated from the coding sequence ACAGTATGACGGCCAGGAGGCCGTCCTCGACGACACGTATTTTTATGCCGAGGGTGGCGGTCAGCCCGCCGACCGGGGCGAGATAGCCGGGGCCGAGGTCGTCGACGTACAGTCGCGCGACGGACGGGTCGTCCACACGCTCGCCGAGGACGCGGAGCTCGGCGCCGAGGTCGGTGCGACCGTCGACTGTTCGATCGACGCGGCGTTCAGGAGCTACTGCATGCGCACCCACACGGCCAGCCACGTCCTCTACGGGGCGGGCCGCCGGCTGCTCGACGATCTCGGATACGGCGGGTTCGACATCGACGAGCGCAAGGCCCGGATCGACTTCGAGACGACCACCGCGATCGACGACGGGGTGCTGATCGAGCTCGAGCGGCTCGCGAACCGCGCGGTCTGGGAGGGCCGATCCGTGGAGTGGGGGACCGTCCCGGCCGAGGAGGCCCGCGCCCGCGAGGGCGTCGCGTTCAACACGAGAACCGAGGAGGGCGTCTTCAGAAACGGCGAGGGCGTTCGGGTCGTGACGATCGGGGACACGGGCGATTCGCCCGGGGGTTTCGAGGACGAGGACGGCGCGAATCGGAATTCCACCGAGCCCACGGCGGGAGAGTGGGACGCCGCCGCCTGCGGCGGGACCCACGTCTCGAACACCCGCGAGATCGGCTTCGTCTCGGTTCTCGGCCGGTCGAACCCCGGCGAGGGGCTGACGCGGGTCGAGCTGGCGGTCGGCCCCGCGGCGATCGAACACCGCGCCGAGACCCGGCGGGCGGCGCTGTCGGCGGCCCGCGGGCTCGGGGTCGGCGTCCCGGACCTCCCCGAGGAGATCGAGCGCCAACGGGGGGAGATCGAGCAACTGGAGGACGAACGTGACGCGCTGCTCGATCGGCTGGCCGACGCGCAGCTCGAGGCGCTCCCCGACCCGGTCGAACGGGAGGGCGAGCGCTGGCTGGTCGCCCGCCTCTCGGGGGTCGACGGCGACACCCTCTCGGAGCGGGCGCGCGGGCTGGCCGGCGAGGATTGCGAGGTCGCCGCGCTCGTGAGCGACGAGCGGCCGGCGACGGTCGTCGTCGCCAGCGCAGGCGAGGCCGACGCCGGCGCGGTCGTCGACTCTCTCACTGACGCGCTCGGCGGCGGCGGTGGCGGCGGCCCCGAGTTCGCACAGGGCGGCGGGATCGACGCCGACCCCGACGAGGTTGTCGCCCGGCTCCGGGGGCACTGA